A segment of the uncultured Desulfobulbus sp. genome:
TGCAATGTAAGACCCGCTTCTTCTAGTAAGCGTTTTTGTTGTAAAGGAGATGTCGCCTTCGGGGGACATCTCCTTTTTTATTGCAAAGTGCGAAACTCTACAGTAGGGACGGCTCAGGGAGAATTCAGAAACGAGGATATGATGGAGCAGACAATAGAGGTTGGATTGGGAGAGCGGAGCTATCCCATTCGTATCGGCAGCAAAATGATTATGCAGGTTGGGCCTGCTTTACAGGAAAAACCGGCAGGGAAGCGTTATGCTATCATCAGCGATGATCAGGTTGCAGCCCTCTATGGCGAAGCCTTGGTTCGATCGTTGTCAGGAGCAGGACTTGCTTGCGAGCTGATCACCTTCCCCCATGGGGAGGCCAGCAAGAACCTTGCTACCATTGGCCAACTGGCAAGCGAGCTTGCTGAGCGTGGCTTTGATCGAAAAGATGCGCTCATTGCCCTGGGAGGGGGCGTCACTGGAGATATCACCGGTTTTCTGGCCGCTATCTACATGCGTGGGATTCCCTTTGTTCAGGTGCCGACCTCTTTACTTGCCCAGGTGGATAGCTCCGTGGGCGGGAAGACGGGCGTTGATATTCCCCAGGGGAAAAATCTGGTTGGCTGCTTTTATCAGCCCCAGGCTGTTTTTATCGATACCGATGTGCTTGCAACCCTGCCACGGGAAGAGTTCTTAGGGGGCATGGCCGAGGTGATCAAGTACGGGGCCTCCATTGATGCCGAGTTTTTTAATTGGCTTGGTGAACATCGCGTCGCTATTTTGAATCTTGATGCCGCCTCTATCATTTACATGGTCCGCCGTTGTTGTGAGATGAAAGCGGATGTGGTTGCA
Coding sequences within it:
- the aroB gene encoding 3-dehydroquinate synthase, whose protein sequence is MMEQTIEVGLGERSYPIRIGSKMIMQVGPALQEKPAGKRYAIISDDQVAALYGEALVRSLSGAGLACELITFPHGEASKNLATIGQLASELAERGFDRKDALIALGGGVTGDITGFLAAIYMRGIPFVQVPTSLLAQVDSSVGGKTGVDIPQGKNLVGCFYQPQAVFIDTDVLATLPREEFLGGMAEVIKYGASIDAEFFNWLGEHRVAILNLDAASIIYMVRRCCEMKADVVAKDEREGGLRRILNFGHTIGHAVEAASGYQLIHGFAVAIGMQAVTELAVRAGVASRACLDAVNELLVAYELPVSIPADYCLEDLRGYLQTDKKTVGGRVFFVLPQAVGKVCITDAVAEEHIDAVLARQPLDQK